From Verrucomicrobiota bacterium, the proteins below share one genomic window:
- a CDS encoding CerR family C-terminal domain-containing protein — protein MVVHAAKGNAPERREDTTRAKILSAAGEVFAEQGFEGATIRAITERAGVNIAAVNYHFRDKAELYARVVVDACLARAAFREVMAEAGGSPEDRLRSLICHFLEFLLDPAQPGWKRRLMAREMANPTTALDELVEKNIRPLRDEFLRPVLHELTGGCFNQRQLSYIGSSVMGQCLYFLQSRPIIERLNPDFSVGKAEIAEIAEHITRFSLAAITELTRQARATRQP, from the coding sequence ATGGTGGTTCACGCAGCTAAAGGTAACGCCCCTGAACGTCGTGAGGACACGACGCGCGCCAAGATCCTGAGCGCGGCCGGCGAGGTCTTCGCCGAGCAAGGCTTCGAGGGCGCCACCATTCGCGCCATCACCGAAAGGGCCGGGGTCAACATTGCCGCGGTCAATTACCACTTCCGCGATAAGGCTGAACTTTACGCTCGCGTGGTCGTGGATGCCTGCCTGGCGAGAGCGGCGTTTCGCGAGGTCATGGCTGAGGCTGGCGGGTCACCGGAGGACCGGCTCCGCAGCCTAATCTGCCACTTTCTCGAATTCTTGCTCGATCCGGCTCAGCCGGGATGGAAACGGCGTCTGATGGCCCGCGAGATGGCTAACCCGACCACGGCGCTGGACGAACTGGTGGAGAAGAATATCCGGCCGCTGCGAGATGAATTTCTCAGGCCGGTCCTTCACGAACTTACCGGCGGATGTTTCAACCAACGCCAACTCAGCTACATCGGCTCAAGCGTCATGGGTCAATGTCTCTATTTTCTCCAGTCCCGGCCCATCATCGAGCGCCTGAATCCCGATTTTAGCGTCGGCAAGGCCGAAATCGCCGAGATTGCCGAGCACATCACCCGCTTTTCGCTGGCCGCCATCACGGAACTGACCCGTCAGGCGCGCGCCACCCGTCAACCTTGA